From Anaerolineales bacterium, a single genomic window includes:
- the leuC gene encoding 3-isopropylmalate dehydratase large subunit, which yields MTNSKTLFDKVWDAHVVEQELGYPAVLYVDRHLVHEVTSPQAFSALRARGLQVRRADMTFATMDHSTPTLPLNQIEFEPQAKAQLDLLEDNTRRFGITLFPMGTERNGIVHVIGPELGLIHPGMTVVCGDSHTATHGAFGALAFGIGTSEVSHVLATQCLLQYKPNTLEVRFEGTLGPGVTAKDLILGLISRIGVEGGTGNVIEYTGEAIRRLDMQGRMTVCNMSIEAGARAGMIAPDDATFEYLAGREHAPKGEDWDRALEHWRKLPSDPQATYDKSITIDVSGLEPMITYGTHPGMGIPISAPIPDPNRFGDASERAAVEKALAYMDLQPGAPILGQKIDVVFVGSCTNSRLPDLRMAASLLEGRKVAEGVRMLVVPGSHHIRQQAEAEGLDRIFTQAGAEWRLPGCSMCIAMNGDQLEPGQYAVSTSNRNFEGRQGKGGRTFLASPLTAAAAAVMGCVSDPRPLMAGRELIDA from the coding sequence ATGACGAATTCCAAGACACTTTTCGACAAGGTCTGGGACGCCCATGTCGTCGAACAGGAACTGGGCTATCCGGCCGTGCTGTACGTCGACCGGCATCTGGTGCACGAAGTCACCTCGCCGCAAGCGTTCAGCGCGTTGCGGGCGCGCGGTCTCCAGGTCCGTCGTGCGGACATGACGTTCGCCACGATGGATCATTCCACCCCGACCTTGCCATTGAACCAGATCGAATTCGAGCCGCAGGCGAAGGCACAGCTCGATTTGCTCGAGGACAACACACGTCGCTTCGGGATCACACTTTTTCCCATGGGCACGGAACGCAACGGCATCGTGCACGTGATCGGTCCGGAATTGGGACTGATCCATCCCGGCATGACCGTCGTCTGCGGCGACAGCCATACAGCGACTCACGGCGCCTTTGGCGCCCTGGCGTTCGGTATCGGCACCAGCGAGGTGAGCCACGTGCTGGCCACGCAGTGTCTGCTGCAGTACAAACCGAACACCCTGGAGGTCCGTTTCGAAGGTACGTTGGGTCCGGGGGTTACGGCCAAGGACCTCATCCTGGGCTTGATCTCCCGGATCGGCGTGGAAGGCGGCACGGGCAACGTGATCGAGTACACCGGCGAGGCGATCCGCCGGCTGGACATGCAGGGCCGTATGACGGTTTGCAACATGAGTATCGAGGCGGGCGCGCGTGCGGGGATGATTGCGCCGGACGACGCCACGTTCGAATATCTCGCCGGGCGGGAACATGCGCCCAAAGGCGAAGATTGGGATCGTGCGCTGGAGCACTGGCGCAAGCTGCCGTCGGATCCGCAAGCGACGTACGATAAATCGATCACGATCGACGTTTCCGGTCTGGAGCCGATGATCACCTACGGCACCCATCCGGGCATGGGCATTCCCATCAGCGCACCGATTCCCGATCCAAACCGATTTGGCGATGCAAGCGAACGTGCTGCTGTGGAGAAGGCGCTGGCGTACATGGATTTGCAGCCGGGCGCGCCGATCTTGGGCCAGAAAATCGACGTGGTTTTCGTCGGCTCCTGCACCAATTCCCGTTTGCCGGATTTACGCATGGCCGCATCGCTGCTTGAAGGCCGCAAGGTGGCCGAGGGGGTGAGAATGCTCGTGGTTCCGGGTTCGCATCACATCCGCCAGCAGGCCGAAGCCGAAGGCCTGGATCGGATTTTCACCCAGGCCGGTGCGGAGTGGCGTCTTCCCGGCTGTTCGATGTGCATCGCCATGAACGGGGACCAGCTCGAGCCCGGTCAATACGCCGTCAGCACCAGCAACCGCAATTTCGAGGGTCGGCAGGGCAAGGGCGGCCGTACTTTCCTCGCTTCTCCGCTCACCGCGGCCGCTGCGGCGGTGATGGGCTGCGTAAGCGATCCGCGTCCGTTGATGGCTGGGAGGGAGTTAATCGATGCCTGA